A section of the Marinoscillum sp. 108 genome encodes:
- a CDS encoding sugar phosphate isomerase/epimerase, with product MKILIPALLLGLFLTNCQPAKKEQAKETIADEPLFTEPLGIAPFTFRRSFPNGIPETLDTIVSIGFTSIEGGGGDMDPYEYKKLCESKGLTIPSMGTGYNTLVEDPLSVIERAKILGAEYVMCAWLPHEKGNFTLENARKTVEDFNTFGKILADSGITFCYHAHGYEFQPYEDGTLLDYIIQNTNPEYVSFEMDIFWIQFGGGDPAALLDKYGSRWKLMHVKDLRKGVQKDLTGLTDTDNDVTVGDGELDIPAILKAAKRAGIKHYFIEDESDRIITQIPKSIEYLRSLKI from the coding sequence ATGAAAATATTAATACCAGCTCTCCTACTGGGCCTTTTCCTCACCAACTGCCAGCCGGCAAAAAAGGAACAAGCCAAAGAAACCATCGCCGATGAGCCGCTCTTTACCGAACCTTTAGGCATCGCGCCTTTTACTTTTCGCAGAAGCTTTCCCAATGGAATCCCCGAAACCCTGGACACCATCGTGAGCATAGGCTTTACCTCCATAGAAGGTGGGGGTGGCGACATGGATCCTTACGAATATAAAAAACTATGCGAATCAAAAGGGCTCACCATTCCCTCCATGGGTACAGGCTACAACACGCTAGTAGAAGACCCTTTGTCAGTGATAGAAAGAGCCAAAATCCTGGGGGCCGAATATGTCATGTGCGCCTGGCTGCCACATGAGAAAGGAAACTTCACACTCGAAAATGCCAGGAAAACCGTGGAGGACTTCAATACCTTTGGTAAGATCCTGGCCGATAGTGGCATCACTTTTTGCTACCATGCCCATGGCTACGAGTTTCAGCCTTATGAAGACGGCACTTTGCTCGACTATATCATCCAAAACACCAATCCGGAATATGTCTCATTTGAAATGGATATTTTTTGGATTCAGTTTGGTGGTGGTGACCCTGCTGCCCTGCTGGACAAATACGGTAGCCGGTGGAAACTCATGCATGTGAAAGACCTCAGAAAAGGAGTTCAGAAAGACCTGACCGGCCTCACCGATACAGACAATGACGTTACCGTAGGTGATGGAGAACTAGACATCCCTGCTATACTCAAAGCGGCCAAACGTGCTGGAATCAAACATTACTTCATAGAAGACGAAAGCGACCGGATCATTACTCAAATCCCCAAAAGCATAGAATACCTGAGGAGCTTGAAAATATAA
- a CDS encoding nuclear transport factor 2 family protein: MNQEKRYPLPPFTMETALEKVQKAEDAWNSKNPINVSKAYTQNSEWRNRTQFINGREEIVEFLTKKWQQERSYKLKKELWGFRENRIAVQFEYEYQDETNQWYRAYGNELWEFDENGLMQKRFASINDLKIDESARRLT, encoded by the coding sequence ATGAATCAAGAAAAAAGATACCCACTTCCACCCTTTACCATGGAAACTGCACTCGAAAAGGTGCAAAAAGCCGAAGATGCCTGGAATTCCAAAAACCCGATAAACGTTTCAAAAGCTTATACACAAAATTCCGAATGGAGAAACAGAACCCAATTTATCAATGGTCGTGAAGAGATTGTCGAATTTTTAACAAAGAAATGGCAGCAAGAAAGAAGTTATAAACTAAAAAAGGAACTTTGGGGATTCAGGGAAAACAGGATCGCAGTGCAATTTGAATATGAGTATCAGGATGAAACTAATCAGTGGTATAGAGCATATGGTAATGAGCTCTGGGAGTTTGATGAGAATGGACTCATGCAAAAACGTTTTGCTAGCATCAATGACTTAAAGATTGACGAAAGTGCCAGAAGGCTGACATAA
- a CDS encoding carboxymuconolactone decarboxylase family protein has translation MENVTVVDFNVPTKSEVSPTNQEIFDKLNGALGFVPNLYATIAYSDHGLKRYLDYQNAKTSLSNKEKEAVNLVVSQVNGCIYCQSAHLVLGKMNGFDDNQLLDIRKGQNENPKLNALVKLAADITQNRGNASNSNIEDFFSQGYTKENLVDLILQISDKTAMNYLHNLTKVPVDFPVAESI, from the coding sequence ATGGAAAATGTAACTGTTGTGGACTTTAATGTCCCTACCAAAAGTGAAGTATCTCCAACCAATCAGGAGATTTTTGACAAACTAAATGGCGCATTGGGTTTTGTCCCGAACCTCTACGCGACCATAGCCTATTCAGATCATGGTCTCAAAAGGTATTTGGACTATCAAAATGCCAAAACATCCTTATCAAACAAAGAAAAGGAAGCCGTAAACCTTGTGGTCAGCCAGGTAAATGGGTGTATCTATTGCCAAAGTGCTCACCTTGTACTAGGAAAGATGAATGGGTTTGATGACAATCAATTACTTGACATCCGAAAGGGACAAAATGAAAATCCAAAACTCAATGCTTTGGTGAAACTGGCCGCAGACATTACTCAAAACAGGGGTAATGCAAGTAATAGCAACATCGAGGACTTTTTCTCCCAAGGCTATACCAAAGAAAACCTTGTTGATTTGATCCTTCAGATAAGTGACAAGACGGCAATGAATTACCTACACAACCTCACCAAGGTTCCTGTAGATTTTCCGGTAGCCGAAAGTATATAA
- a CDS encoding alpha/beta hydrolase — translation MQKSLALLTLFLIHQFSFAQTSAEAIKDQYFAEQQVFARQIIKDIYSDFASFNAVDPIRFSATIDSLEGIFYAHLNKYSNQLDAAVIRDENVGIQYFFDKFLLEYPYHHQDYTGEQVSLPAEKQSRITGHAADLNNPDLLSNRDFRAYVQAVLTIDANEAIATGAYDQSDNQQLEAVWACINRRFSDSAVRDYWRAEYLMNHMDNYGVKNISPIYDEFVATCSQEEAIRKVKAAYEKYEHARAAHLIEIYKKVDGYELEMHLFLPDSQKFTGQRPTILYFHGGSWSEGKPDWFFGEGEEFAKRGWVAAAIEYRIKGRHGTLPFEAVKDAKSAVRWLRENAVKYKINPDEIVATGNSAGGHLALATVLAESWNEESDDLNFSAKPNALMVVSGVFDLTVDNSKWIVKTLNDKELVKEISPNHLIKDGLPPMLIIHGENDGNCLYSTAEYFVTASERLNNEVTFRTIEGAGHFIWFGRYGGKVAAIQSEYLNALGFD, via the coding sequence ATGCAAAAATCATTAGCCCTACTCACCCTGTTTCTGATCCACCAATTTTCCTTTGCGCAGACCAGCGCGGAAGCCATCAAGGATCAGTATTTCGCAGAGCAGCAAGTGTTTGCCCGGCAAATAATCAAGGATATCTATTCCGATTTCGCTTCATTCAATGCTGTCGACCCGATTCGTTTTAGTGCCACCATTGATTCGCTGGAGGGCATCTTTTATGCCCACTTGAATAAATACAGCAATCAGTTGGATGCTGCGGTCATTCGAGATGAAAACGTAGGGATTCAGTATTTTTTCGATAAGTTCTTATTGGAGTATCCTTATCATCATCAGGACTATACAGGGGAGCAGGTTTCTCTTCCCGCCGAGAAGCAATCAAGGATAACCGGGCATGCTGCCGACTTAAATAATCCGGATTTACTCTCCAACAGAGATTTTCGAGCGTATGTGCAGGCGGTACTCACCATAGATGCCAACGAAGCGATAGCCACTGGAGCCTACGACCAAAGCGATAATCAGCAGTTGGAAGCTGTTTGGGCTTGTATTAACAGGCGCTTCTCTGATTCAGCGGTCAGAGATTATTGGCGAGCGGAATATCTAATGAATCACATGGATAACTATGGAGTCAAAAACATCAGCCCCATCTATGATGAGTTTGTAGCCACTTGTAGCCAGGAAGAAGCCATAAGGAAAGTGAAGGCGGCTTACGAGAAATATGAGCACGCAAGGGCAGCGCATCTCATCGAGATTTATAAGAAAGTGGATGGGTATGAGTTGGAAATGCACTTGTTTCTTCCGGATTCACAGAAATTCACCGGTCAGCGGCCAACCATCCTCTACTTTCATGGTGGTAGCTGGTCAGAGGGAAAGCCAGACTGGTTTTTTGGAGAAGGTGAGGAATTCGCCAAACGGGGTTGGGTGGCTGCAGCCATCGAGTATAGGATAAAAGGACGACATGGTACATTGCCTTTTGAGGCCGTGAAAGATGCTAAGTCTGCGGTGCGTTGGCTCCGGGAAAATGCTGTGAAATACAAAATCAATCCGGACGAAATTGTGGCAACGGGAAATTCAGCCGGAGGGCATTTGGCTCTAGCGACCGTCCTGGCAGAAAGCTGGAATGAAGAGTCTGATGACCTTAATTTCAGCGCGAAACCCAATGCATTAATGGTTGTTTCCGGGGTTTTTGATTTGACTGTGGACAATTCAAAATGGATCGTAAAGACCTTGAATGACAAAGAGCTGGTGAAGGAGATTTCTCCGAATCACCTGATCAAAGACGGTTTGCCACCCATGCTGATTATTCATGGCGAGAATGACGGAAATTGTCTTTACTCAACAGCTGAATACTTCGTGACAGCATCCGAGAGGCTGAACAATGAAGTGACGTTCCGCACCATAGAGGGTGCGGGTCATTTTATCTGGTTTGGAAGATATGGAGGCAAGGTTGCGGCCATCCAGAGTGAATACCTGAATGCCTTAGGTTTCGACTGA
- a CDS encoding AraC family transcriptional regulator has translation MEKQNNLTLINPQTGNLAFKLYTFERNNPFDHIQRPGYYSLIWVKKGNGKLRANFSEYPFSQNSLLSFSPYEPFMLKATEPISGLVINFHPDFFCIHKHHKEVACHGVLFNNIYDPPLISIDKGTEGNLEMIISQIQIELQKPALAQYELLVSYLKIFLITASRLKTEQQADAQKVTAENEEPFILQNLKNYIETHYKTKHTASDYADMLSITPKALTKLTKVHYHKTLTDLISERIIIEAKRELYLTNKNIKEIAYELGYNDEYYFSRFFKKNTEVSPQLYRETIGFDKASSL, from the coding sequence GTGGAAAAACAAAACAATTTAACCCTCATCAATCCTCAAACAGGAAATCTGGCTTTCAAGCTTTACACTTTCGAAAGGAACAATCCATTTGATCATATTCAGAGGCCGGGCTATTATTCATTGATTTGGGTGAAAAAAGGAAATGGGAAACTAAGAGCCAATTTTTCTGAGTATCCATTCAGCCAAAACTCCTTGCTCTCATTTTCACCATACGAACCTTTTATGCTCAAAGCCACTGAACCCATAAGCGGTTTGGTTATCAATTTTCATCCCGATTTTTTCTGCATCCATAAGCATCACAAGGAAGTTGCGTGCCACGGCGTATTATTCAATAACATTTACGACCCTCCGTTGATCAGTATTGATAAAGGAACAGAGGGAAATCTTGAAATGATCATCAGCCAAATTCAAATAGAATTACAAAAACCAGCTTTGGCTCAGTACGAATTATTGGTTTCATATCTCAAAATATTCCTAATCACAGCATCCAGACTCAAAACAGAACAGCAGGCCGACGCTCAAAAGGTGACTGCAGAAAATGAAGAGCCTTTTATCCTCCAAAACCTAAAAAATTATATTGAAACTCACTATAAAACAAAGCATACCGCCAGTGACTATGCAGATATGCTCTCCATTACACCGAAAGCGTTAACCAAATTAACCAAGGTACATTACCACAAGACTTTAACTGATTTGATCTCCGAGCGCATTATAATTGAAGCCAAAAGAGAATTGTATTTAACCAATAAGAACATCAAAGAAATCGCCTACGAACTAGGCTATAACGATGAATACTACTTTAGCAGGTTCTTCAAAAAAAACACTGAAGTATCTCCTCAACTATACAGAGAAACAATCGGTTTTGATAAAGCTTCCTCCTTGTAG
- a CDS encoding nuclear transport factor 2 family protein, translating into MKLNIRTSCENAPKKELIKDLTVLFAAYDISQAMQYLEDDVIWTLVGDEPIIGKEPFAAALMEMAHNKATELTIHSIVTHGKEAAINGEIVMGDGNVFGFADFYEFTSAKGSKVRSITSYVVQKVKSE; encoded by the coding sequence ATGAAATTGAATATCAGAACCAGTTGTGAAAATGCGCCCAAGAAGGAGCTGATTAAAGACCTCACCGTATTATTTGCGGCCTATGATATTTCACAGGCCATGCAGTACCTGGAGGACGACGTTATTTGGACTTTGGTGGGGGATGAGCCCATCATCGGCAAGGAGCCATTTGCAGCGGCACTTATGGAAATGGCGCACAATAAGGCGACCGAGCTCACCATTCACAGCATTGTCACCCATGGCAAGGAAGCTGCCATCAATGGAGAGATAGTGATGGGTGACGGGAATGTTTTTGGATTTGCGGATTTCTACGAATTCACCAGTGCCAAGGGCTCTAAAGTGCGCTCCATCACGTCTTATGTGGTGCAGAAAGTCAAGTCTGAGTGA
- a CDS encoding Gfo/Idh/MocA family protein, protein MMMYKFLLSLGIMILTSFQLLAQKEPVKVGVVGLTHTHVHWILGREDRGDIQVVGIVEPNRDLAKRYSEQHGFPMSMVFDSMDEMIDRIHPEAVTAFGTIYEHLEVVEKCAPLGIHVMVEKPLAVSLEHAKKMEALAQAHHIHLLTNYETTWYPSNHKAYELLKSGAVGDLRKVIIRDGHKGPKKIGVNDEFLDWLTDPVQNGGGAIMDFGCYGANLMTWLQDGQKPNTVTAITQQLQPENNPKVGDEAIIILTYDDSNAIIEASWNWPIGRKDMDIYGLNGAIYADNRNQLRVRMAEGYDGYQEESHQLEERPAPLNDPFALLAAVIHNEVVLSANEPTSLQNNMIVMEILEAARKSAETGKTITLDK, encoded by the coding sequence ATGATGATGTACAAATTTCTGCTTTCTTTAGGCATAATGATACTGACTTCCTTTCAGTTATTGGCCCAAAAGGAACCTGTGAAAGTCGGTGTGGTAGGGCTCACTCATACCCATGTACATTGGATTCTCGGACGTGAAGACCGGGGCGACATCCAGGTGGTTGGTATTGTGGAGCCCAATCGGGACCTGGCCAAACGATACTCAGAGCAGCACGGATTTCCCATGAGTATGGTCTTTGATAGCATGGATGAAATGATTGATCGCATCCATCCGGAAGCTGTCACGGCCTTTGGCACCATATACGAGCACCTGGAAGTTGTGGAGAAGTGTGCGCCTTTGGGCATTCATGTCATGGTAGAAAAACCATTGGCGGTAAGCCTGGAGCATGCGAAAAAGATGGAAGCCCTTGCCCAAGCACATCACATACACCTGCTCACCAACTATGAGACCACCTGGTACCCATCCAACCATAAAGCCTATGAGTTGCTGAAATCCGGTGCAGTGGGAGATTTGCGAAAGGTGATCATACGCGACGGACATAAAGGACCCAAGAAAATAGGAGTAAATGATGAGTTCTTAGATTGGCTTACAGACCCCGTTCAAAACGGCGGTGGAGCCATTATGGATTTTGGTTGTTACGGTGCAAACCTGATGACCTGGCTGCAAGATGGACAAAAGCCCAATACTGTAACTGCCATAACCCAACAACTACAGCCCGAAAACAACCCAAAAGTAGGTGACGAAGCGATCATCATTTTGACTTATGATGATTCCAATGCCATCATTGAGGCATCGTGGAACTGGCCCATTGGGAGAAAGGACATGGACATTTATGGGCTAAACGGAGCTATTTATGCCGACAATCGCAACCAACTTCGGGTAAGAATGGCCGAGGGCTACGATGGCTATCAGGAGGAATCCCATCAACTGGAAGAGCGACCAGCACCCCTGAATGACCCTTTTGCCCTATTGGCTGCCGTCATCCACAATGAGGTCGTGTTGAGCGCCAACGAGCCCACCTCACTCCAGAATAACATGATTGTGATGGAAATACTTGAAGCTGCTCGTAAAAGTGCTGAAACAGGAAAAACAATTACCCTGGACAAATAG
- a CDS encoding NIPSNAP family protein — MKPTNSFFLLICLMALGCQSKKAANSEPAPERQYYELKTYTMATDQQVSMTDQYLRETYLPAMKRLGVANIGVFKPRPSEADSSQKIVVLLPLTSMDQLLTITDQLVEDSIYQAAGADYLNAPHDNPPYERIASVLLRAFTEMPMMQTPKLSGARADRVYELRSYESATEKYYWSKVDMFNAGGEVRLFNKLEFNAVFYGEVISGDKMPNLMYMTTFTDQQSRDAHWKAFGESPEWQALKVMPRYANTVSHSDIYFLYPTEYSDY; from the coding sequence ATGAAACCTACAAACTCGTTCTTTCTTCTGATTTGCCTGATGGCCCTGGGCTGTCAGAGCAAAAAAGCAGCGAACTCCGAACCCGCTCCTGAACGTCAATATTATGAGCTAAAAACTTACACAATGGCTACTGACCAGCAGGTGAGCATGACGGATCAATACCTCCGTGAGACATACCTGCCGGCAATGAAAAGATTGGGAGTCGCTAACATTGGCGTATTCAAACCGAGACCAAGCGAAGCAGACTCTAGCCAAAAAATCGTCGTGCTCCTGCCACTCACCTCTATGGATCAGCTATTGACCATCACAGATCAACTGGTTGAGGACAGTATCTATCAGGCGGCGGGTGCTGACTACCTCAATGCGCCACATGATAACCCACCGTATGAGCGGATAGCATCTGTGCTTTTGAGGGCCTTCACGGAGATGCCTATGATGCAAACGCCGAAACTATCAGGAGCACGTGCAGACCGTGTATATGAACTTCGGAGCTATGAATCAGCCACAGAAAAGTATTACTGGAGTAAAGTGGATATGTTTAACGCCGGCGGAGAAGTCCGTCTCTTTAATAAATTAGAATTCAACGCAGTGTTCTATGGTGAAGTCATCTCAGGCGATAAAATGCCCAACCTGATGTACATGACCACCTTTACCGATCAGCAAAGTCGTGATGCTCACTGGAAAGCATTCGGTGAGAGTCCGGAGTGGCAAGCCCTTAAGGTGATGCCCAGGTATGCCAATACCGTGTCTCATTCTGATATTTACTTTCTATACCCTACAGAGTACTCGGATTACTGA
- a CDS encoding DUF2279 domain-containing protein, which translates to MTSKVSKVILLLLIPFGLLAQEQNLNKKRFNTLLIGGGTLYTVSMIGLGSVWYQDFGRFHFFNDNNSWGYMDKLGHTTTAYQIGRLSAKSLAWSGLDHQQATWYGGMTGLFFLTSVEVFDGLSEDWGFSIGDFTANTLGSAAFISQELIWSEQKVMLKWSYSGSPYAQYRPELLGSSSSQRWLKDYNGQTYWLSTNLRSTIFQNASRLPKWLNLAVGYGIDGYTGGNSNPSENEAGQTLPEFTRSGQYYLSLDVDLTKIETRSNLIRGLLGALNFIKIPLPGIEYNPENGWKYHWLAF; encoded by the coding sequence ATGACTTCAAAAGTCAGTAAAGTCATCCTGCTATTGTTAATTCCTTTCGGTCTACTCGCTCAGGAACAAAATCTAAATAAGAAGAGGTTCAATACACTGCTGATCGGTGGGGGTACACTATATACCGTCAGCATGATCGGTCTGGGTTCAGTTTGGTATCAGGATTTCGGAAGGTTCCATTTTTTCAACGACAACAACAGTTGGGGCTATATGGATAAGCTCGGACATACAACCACCGCCTATCAAATAGGACGACTAAGTGCAAAAAGCCTGGCATGGTCGGGATTAGACCATCAGCAGGCTACCTGGTATGGCGGAATGACCGGATTGTTCTTTCTGACAAGCGTAGAAGTTTTTGATGGACTATCTGAGGATTGGGGGTTCTCTATCGGGGACTTTACAGCCAATACCCTGGGTTCCGCGGCGTTTATCAGTCAGGAGCTCATCTGGAGTGAACAAAAAGTCATGCTGAAATGGTCATACTCCGGCTCACCATATGCGCAGTACCGACCCGAGCTGCTCGGCTCCAGTAGCAGCCAGAGGTGGTTAAAAGATTACAATGGTCAGACTTATTGGCTCTCCACCAACCTCAGAAGCACTATTTTTCAAAACGCTTCGCGCTTACCTAAATGGCTCAATCTGGCCGTCGGTTATGGCATTGATGGATACACAGGCGGCAACAGTAACCCATCGGAAAACGAGGCAGGTCAGACACTCCCCGAATTCACTCGTTCTGGTCAATATTATCTCTCACTCGACGTGGACCTGACTAAAATAGAGACTCGGTCCAATCTGATAAGAGGCCTCCTCGGGGCTTTAAACTTCATAAAGATTCCCTTACCGGGAATAGAATATAACCCGGAAAATGGATGGAAATATCATTGGCTGGCTTTTTGA
- a CDS encoding GMC oxidoreductase: MLQDSKKKRTYDAIVIGSGASGGWAAKELCEKGLKTLVLERGRDVKHVQDYPTASKAPWQFEFRGTVPIDQRMDYQNLKRVSADSLHWNIKDEEQPFVEEKPFRWFRGYHVGGKSLLWARQTQRWSDMDFEGPVRDGFAVDWPIRYKDLEPWYTHVEKFAGIAGNKDGLPELPDSEVMPAFEMSCIESHFKESLKKNYGDTRHLINARCAHLTDPQPIHMEQGRSKCQNQNMCRRGCNFGGYFSSNASTLPWAMKTGNMTLRPDAVVHSIIYDEEQQRAAGVRIIDAHTKKMIEFYADIVFVNASTFNSNAILLNSTSGRFPNGLGNDNGLMGKYISWHNYRGKANAQFEGFADKVTSGRNPSNAYIPRFRNLRKQETDFLRGYAIGIGGGRWMGPDTQGIGLSLTENLLNPKHGLWSISSWMMGECVPVEENHLRLHPELKDKYGIPQIVMSCDWTENDDKMVADYVEQSKEMFEKAGFINITAEDTHSPPGSDIHEMGGVRMGHDPETSLLNEWNQLHQCKNVFVTDGACMTSTGTQNPTLTFMALTARAANYAVDEMKKRNL, encoded by the coding sequence ATGCTGCAAGATTCTAAAAAGAAAAGAACATACGATGCCATCGTCATTGGCTCTGGAGCCAGTGGTGGATGGGCGGCCAAAGAACTCTGCGAAAAAGGGCTCAAAACCCTGGTGCTGGAAAGAGGCAGGGATGTGAAGCACGTGCAAGACTACCCTACCGCCTCCAAGGCGCCCTGGCAGTTTGAATTTCGCGGGACTGTCCCCATCGACCAACGAATGGATTATCAGAACCTAAAGCGAGTCAGTGCAGACTCCCTCCATTGGAACATCAAAGATGAGGAGCAACCCTTTGTGGAGGAAAAGCCCTTTAGGTGGTTTCGCGGCTACCATGTGGGCGGCAAGTCGCTCCTTTGGGCAAGACAAACCCAACGCTGGAGTGATATGGATTTCGAAGGGCCGGTGCGTGACGGCTTTGCTGTGGACTGGCCCATCCGATACAAAGACCTGGAACCCTGGTACACCCATGTGGAGAAATTTGCCGGTATCGCAGGCAACAAAGATGGCCTTCCGGAATTACCCGACAGTGAGGTGATGCCGGCCTTTGAGATGAGCTGTATAGAGAGTCATTTCAAGGAAAGCCTGAAGAAAAACTATGGCGACACCAGGCACCTGATCAACGCCCGATGTGCCCATCTAACTGATCCGCAGCCCATTCACATGGAGCAGGGCCGATCCAAATGCCAAAACCAAAACATGTGCCGCAGAGGTTGCAATTTTGGGGGATATTTTAGCAGCAATGCTTCTACCCTCCCCTGGGCGATGAAAACCGGAAACATGACCCTCCGCCCTGATGCCGTGGTACATTCTATTATTTACGATGAGGAGCAGCAAAGAGCCGCGGGTGTACGTATTATTGATGCGCATACCAAGAAGATGATAGAATTCTACGCAGACATTGTCTTTGTCAACGCCTCTACCTTCAACAGCAACGCCATCTTGCTTAACTCCACCTCCGGTCGGTTTCCAAACGGCCTGGGCAACGACAATGGACTTATGGGTAAGTACATCTCCTGGCATAACTATAGAGGCAAGGCCAATGCACAGTTCGAAGGGTTTGCAGACAAAGTGACTAGTGGCCGCAACCCCAGTAATGCCTACATTCCCCGGTTCAGAAACCTGAGGAAGCAGGAAACCGATTTCTTAAGAGGCTACGCCATTGGGATAGGTGGTGGCCGATGGATGGGGCCGGATACACAGGGGATCGGTTTGTCCCTGACCGAAAACTTGCTCAACCCCAAACATGGGCTCTGGAGCATTAGCAGCTGGATGATGGGCGAGTGTGTACCTGTAGAAGAAAATCACCTCCGGTTACACCCAGAGCTGAAAGACAAATATGGCATCCCTCAAATCGTGATGTCCTGCGATTGGACAGAAAACGACGACAAAATGGTCGCGGACTATGTGGAACAATCCAAAGAGATGTTTGAAAAAGCTGGTTTCATCAATATTACCGCAGAAGACACTCACTCACCTCCCGGATCAGATATCCATGAGATGGGTGGCGTGCGCATGGGGCATGATCCGGAGACTTCCCTCCTCAATGAGTGGAATCAGCTCCATCAGTGTAAAAACGTCTTCGTGACGGACGGAGCCTGCATGACCTCTACCGGCACGCAAAATCCTACACTCACCTTCATGGCTCTGACCGCTCGTGCAGCCAATTATGCCGTGGATGAAATGAAAAAAAGAAACCTTTAA
- a CDS encoding gluconate 2-dehydrogenase subunit 3 family protein, producing MNRRNTLKALAAASVGTVALGYWAKDLTFIKDLMSNSFFKPSEQDLITSIADTIIPRGAYYGAVDLGVPVYLLGFFEKCQEKEEQDKLKLQLAALNMAANEKFNNDFVDCTTEQREQLLTEWSESKVEAEQDFFNLMKAETITGFRTTEEVMTNHYHYRVVPGHFLGCVDIHQPFVS from the coding sequence ATGAACAGACGCAATACACTCAAGGCACTGGCGGCCGCCTCGGTGGGCACCGTGGCACTTGGCTACTGGGCCAAAGACCTTACTTTCATCAAGGACCTGATGAGTAACTCATTTTTCAAACCAAGTGAGCAGGACCTCATCACCTCCATTGCAGATACCATCATCCCCAGAGGAGCTTACTATGGAGCTGTAGACCTGGGCGTACCGGTCTATTTGTTGGGCTTTTTTGAGAAGTGCCAGGAAAAAGAGGAACAGGATAAGCTGAAATTGCAGCTGGCTGCACTAAACATGGCCGCCAATGAAAAATTCAATAATGACTTTGTGGACTGCACCACAGAGCAAAGGGAACAGCTCCTCACCGAATGGTCCGAATCCAAAGTAGAAGCTGAGCAGGATTTTTTCAATCTGATGAAAGCCGAGACCATCACAGGATTTCGCACCACGGAGGAAGTGATGACCAATCACTACCACTACCGCGTAGTACCCGGCCATTTCCTGGGCTGTGTAGACATTCATCAACCTTTCGTATCATAA
- a CDS encoding DUF3291 domain-containing protein: MSNNQYHLAQFNIIKLKDHLASPVVKEFSDFLAPVNQLAEESPGFVWRLKDDLGESAANIETPYEDELIFVNMSVWQDYEYLKAYTYQTVHSYFLKSRKKWSLEIEGHRAVMWYVNEGHVPSLAEAKGKLDLLNESGSSRLAFSMTDVYHSDGARLKK, translated from the coding sequence ATGAGCAATAATCAATATCACCTGGCCCAATTTAATATTATCAAACTCAAGGATCATCTGGCTTCTCCGGTTGTAAAGGAATTCAGTGATTTTCTGGCGCCAGTGAATCAGCTGGCTGAGGAGAGCCCGGGTTTCGTGTGGAGGCTAAAGGATGATCTGGGCGAAAGTGCGGCTAATATAGAAACGCCCTATGAAGATGAATTGATATTTGTGAATATGTCTGTGTGGCAAGATTACGAATACCTGAAGGCGTACACCTATCAGACAGTGCACAGCTATTTTTTGAAAAGCCGAAAAAAATGGTCTCTTGAAATTGAAGGACACAGAGCAGTGATGTGGTATGTCAATGAGGGGCATGTCCCTTCTTTAGCAGAAGCCAAAGGAAAACTGGACTTGCTTAATGAATCTGGTTCTTCCAGGTTAGCATTTAGTATGACTGATGTTTATCATTCCGATGGGGCCAGGCTGAAAAAGTAA
- a CDS encoding transmembrane 220 family protein, whose amino-acid sequence MSTKNIHYLIAVIFIAFAALQYNDPDPLLWMLIYGVVTLVAVLKVYLRQLNFKPLVTTFMVIFGLYSLMYVPVFVEFLGNPDKSELFGAMKVTKSWIEGTREFLGLLIAIGALEYLRRSKVKGK is encoded by the coding sequence ATGAGCACAAAGAACATCCACTACCTGATAGCCGTCATTTTTATCGCTTTCGCGGCACTGCAATACAACGATCCTGATCCATTACTCTGGATGCTGATCTATGGTGTGGTGACGCTGGTAGCAGTTCTGAAGGTCTACCTTCGTCAGCTCAATTTCAAGCCACTGGTCACTACTTTTATGGTCATTTTTGGGCTTTATTCACTGATGTATGTGCCGGTTTTTGTGGAGTTTCTGGGCAATCCTGATAAGTCCGAACTTTTCGGAGCCATGAAAGTGACTAAATCATGGATAGAAGGTACCCGGGAATTTCTCGGACTGCTGATAGCCATAGGAGCGCTCGAGTATTTACGCCGCAGTAAGGTGAAAGGGAAGTAG